One segment of Pseudofrancisella aestuarii DNA contains the following:
- the rpmE gene encoding 50S ribosomal protein L31, with protein sequence MKQEIHPKYNEVTITCSCGNTFKTKSTIGKDSLNIDICSECHPFYTGKQRVVDTAGRVDRFNKRFGSLKKV encoded by the coding sequence ATGAAACAAGAAATTCACCCAAAATATAATGAAGTTACAATTACTTGTAGCTGCGGAAATACATTTAAGACAAAATCTACAATTGGAAAAGATTCTTTGAATATAGATATTTGTTCTGAATGCCATCCTTTCTATACAGGTAAGCAAAGAGTTGTTGATACAGCTGGCCGTGTTGACAGATTCAACAAAAGATTTGGTTCTCTTAAGAAAGTCTAA
- the gshA gene encoding glutamate--cysteine ligase — protein sequence MYDLKNINNLRGIERETLRISKDGIFTNSQHPSKLGHKLTNSSITVDFSENLLELITKPRKSIDHVLEELNKLHSFTLQRMDVNEIILNSSMPFTVSEKEVQVADFGESNSGKMKQVYRRGLESRYGKVMQVIAGIHYNFSFDENLVAQKSEELGLTKSGVYFGVINNYFEYMWLLLYLFGASPICAKASVKNKPDYLNELDNEFYIGEYATSLRMSDLGYTSPAQKDLHISYKDVTSYVTGLIGATEEEFPPYERMGLYNDQGKRIQLNNSILQIENEYYSPVRPKQISKRCERPACALMNRGVEYIEVRVLDVNPFVASGIDKQTSLFIEAMLMTCFMKDFNQYSEDFVKAAKSNLTEVAINGRNPSSKVIKICTGEKVLLKEYALELFTSIEKTALQMGQEYIDAVSLEKEKVLDVLKTPSSILVGHAKDKGYKNLVLELSEQASDEFRKNELDPMEIDLLEKQVIESIDAERVLRDHDSLSLSEYIDKYYKSVCI from the coding sequence ATGTATGATTTAAAGAATATAAATAATCTTAGGGGGATAGAGAGAGAAACTCTTAGGATTAGTAAAGATGGAATTTTTACTAATAGCCAACATCCCAGTAAATTAGGGCATAAGCTTACTAATAGTAGTATAACCGTAGATTTCTCTGAAAATCTATTGGAGCTTATAACAAAGCCTAGAAAAAGTATAGATCATGTGTTGGAAGAGCTTAATAAACTCCATTCTTTTACTTTGCAAAGAATGGATGTGAATGAAATTATATTAAATTCGAGTATGCCATTTACTGTTTCAGAAAAAGAGGTGCAAGTCGCCGATTTTGGAGAGTCTAATTCTGGAAAAATGAAGCAGGTATATAGAAGAGGTTTAGAATCGCGTTATGGTAAAGTCATGCAGGTAATTGCAGGTATCCATTATAATTTTTCTTTTGATGAGAATTTGGTTGCTCAGAAATCTGAAGAGCTGGGTTTAACAAAGTCTGGTGTTTACTTTGGTGTAATAAATAATTATTTTGAGTATATGTGGCTGTTGCTGTACTTGTTTGGAGCAAGCCCGATTTGTGCAAAAGCATCTGTTAAAAATAAGCCAGACTATTTGAATGAATTAGATAATGAGTTTTATATTGGTGAATATGCGACAAGTTTAAGAATGAGTGATTTGGGCTATACTAGTCCAGCTCAAAAGGATTTGCATATATCTTATAAAGATGTAACTTCATATGTTACAGGTTTGATTGGTGCAACAGAAGAAGAGTTTCCACCTTATGAAAGAATGGGCTTATATAATGATCAAGGTAAGCGTATTCAGTTAAATAATAGTATTTTACAAATTGAAAATGAGTATTATAGTCCTGTAAGACCTAAACAGATATCAAAAAGATGTGAGCGCCCAGCTTGTGCGCTTATGAATAGAGGTGTTGAGTATATAGAAGTTCGTGTGCTTGATGTAAATCCTTTTGTTGCTTCTGGAATAGATAAGCAAACTTCATTGTTTATAGAGGCTATGCTAATGACTTGTTTCATGAAAGATTTTAATCAATATAGCGAAGATTTTGTGAAAGCTGCTAAATCTAATTTAACTGAAGTTGCAATTAATGGGAGGAATCCATCTTCTAAGGTTATAAAGATTTGTACGGGAGAAAAAGTTCTATTAAAAGAGTATGCTCTTGAACTTTTTACATCTATTGAGAAAACAGCGTTACAAATGGGGCAGGAGTATATTGATGCGGTTTCTCTTGAAAAGGAAAAAGTTCTTGATGTATTAAAAACTCCTTCTTCAATTTTGGTTGGTCATGCTAAAGATAAAGGTTATAAAAATTTAGTTTTAGAATTATCTGAGCAAGCTTCTGATGAGTTTAGGAAAAATGAACTGGATCCTATGGAAATTGATTTATTAGAAAAGCAAGTCATAGAATCAATTGATGCAGAAAGAGTGCTTAGAGATCATGATAGTTTATCTTTAAGCGAATATATAGATAAATATTACAAATCAGTTTGTATTTAG
- the murJ gene encoding murein biosynthesis integral membrane protein MurJ translates to MKKFFSNSLIVSFFLLLSKILGFIRDMLLASFFGTSIAMQSFLIAFRIPEFMRKVASSGAITQILNPYIKGRVSNQQKQFVASILLFISIVIFFIILCCIFFSNIWVSIFATGIVDDYQVLELCSTLFIIMIPYILFIFLVALISAVLNSHKNYVIASIIPLILNISMIVGVVLAPGFDTPIYVVAYSVLIAGIFQLAMATVALYKLMGRIELNKSMFFIKDFRVIVFFRKFPAAFIGASILSINSLVETFFASFLVSGSLAWLYYADRVNQFIYGVFGTAIATVVIPYLLQYKNDYSSFRIIFSKVLNFAIYITVPALVGLVILSKPIVVTLFNYGKFNEQDVYFTQMALMGYAISLFCFVVIRIITSALYISSQTNIVFRISVFCLLVNIVLDALIVYFLSDYIYAFLILAVITSFVALLNLLMQMIVLSRFSFTNFMGLFFSKSYFLKIFISIGVMILVLFSFNLNIDAWFHMTLLERFLRLFLIISLSAMSYIVITLLLGVKKYLIIKH, encoded by the coding sequence ATGAAAAAATTTTTCTCAAATAGTCTAATTGTTTCATTTTTTCTTCTTCTGTCTAAGATCCTGGGTTTTATTAGAGATATGTTGTTAGCTAGTTTTTTTGGAACTAGTATAGCAATGCAGTCTTTCTTAATAGCTTTTAGAATTCCAGAGTTTATGAGAAAAGTAGCTTCATCAGGGGCTATAACACAAATATTAAATCCATATATTAAGGGAAGAGTTAGTAATCAACAGAAACAATTTGTTGCGAGTATTTTGTTATTTATTTCGATAGTTATTTTTTTTATTATTTTATGTTGTATCTTTTTTTCCAATATTTGGGTAAGTATTTTTGCTACGGGGATTGTTGATGATTATCAAGTTTTAGAGTTATGTTCTACACTGTTCATAATTATGATTCCATATATTTTATTTATATTTCTTGTAGCATTAATATCTGCTGTTCTAAATAGTCATAAAAATTATGTAATAGCATCTATAATCCCTTTAATTTTAAATATTTCAATGATTGTGGGAGTTGTACTCGCTCCAGGCTTTGATACTCCAATATATGTGGTAGCTTATTCAGTTTTAATAGCGGGAATTTTTCAATTAGCTATGGCTACAGTTGCGCTTTACAAGCTTATGGGAAGAATAGAGCTTAATAAATCTATGTTTTTCATAAAAGATTTTAGAGTTATAGTTTTTTTTAGAAAGTTTCCTGCAGCCTTCATAGGAGCTTCAATCTTGTCTATAAATTCATTGGTTGAAACTTTTTTTGCCTCATTTTTAGTATCAGGAAGTTTGGCATGGCTTTATTATGCAGATAGAGTTAATCAATTTATTTATGGAGTTTTTGGTACGGCGATAGCTACGGTAGTTATTCCATATTTACTTCAATATAAAAATGATTATTCTAGTTTTAGGATTATTTTCTCAAAGGTTCTTAATTTTGCTATCTATATTACAGTTCCAGCTCTTGTGGGACTGGTAATTTTATCCAAACCAATTGTTGTGACATTATTTAATTATGGAAAGTTTAATGAGCAAGATGTTTACTTTACTCAAATGGCTTTAATGGGCTATGCTATTTCTTTATTTTGTTTTGTCGTTATTAGAATCATTACATCTGCGTTGTATATTAGTAGTCAAACCAATATAGTATTCCGAATAAGTGTATTTTGTTTGTTAGTTAATATTGTATTAGATGCTCTGATTGTATATTTTTTATCAGACTATATCTATGCTTTTCTTATTTTGGCAGTTATCACATCTTTCGTAGCGTTATTAAACCTTTTGATGCAAATGATTGTGTTGTCTAGATTTAGCTTTACTAATTTTATGGGTTTATTCTTTTCTAAAAGTTACTTTTTAAAGATTTTTATTAGTATTGGCGTAATGATATTGGTTTTGTTTAGCTTTAACTTAAATATAGATGCATGGTTTCATATGACATTATTAGAAAGATTTTTAAGACTTTTTCTTATTATTAGTCTTTCAGCAATGAGTTATATTGTCATTACGTTATTATTGGGTGTGAAAAAATACTTAATCATTAAACATTAG
- a CDS encoding RNA pyrophosphohydrolase, with translation MIDKDGYRANVAIVLLNSRNRLFWGQRKNRTSWQFPQGGVNPNETPLQAMYRELYEEVGLRPHDVEVVASTRDWFVYDIPESLVRKNKPCCIGQKQKWFLLKLKSSDQNIDLEANETPEFDNWRWVSYWYPINHVVYFKQDVYKKALTYFKDYIER, from the coding sequence ATGATAGATAAAGACGGTTACAGAGCAAATGTAGCAATAGTGTTGCTTAATAGCCGTAATAGGTTATTTTGGGGACAAAGAAAGAACCGGACTTCTTGGCAGTTTCCTCAGGGAGGAGTTAATCCAAATGAAACTCCTTTGCAAGCTATGTATAGGGAACTTTACGAGGAGGTAGGTTTGCGACCTCATGATGTTGAGGTTGTAGCATCAACAAGAGATTGGTTTGTTTATGATATTCCAGAGTCTTTAGTTAGAAAAAATAAACCTTGTTGTATTGGACAAAAACAAAAATGGTTTTTATTAAAGTTGAAAAGTTCCGATCAAAATATTGACCTTGAAGCTAATGAAACACCTGAATTTGATAATTGGCGTTGGGTGAGTTATTGGTATCCTATAAATCATGTTGTTTATTTTAAACAAGATGTTTATAAAAAAGCGCTTACTTATTTTAAAGATTATATTGAAAGATAG
- a CDS encoding 2OG-Fe(II) oxygenase family protein — protein sequence MNILSVDYYADNAPSDFTKSLKETGFAVLKTHPVDWKLVQTVYKEWEAFFKSGKANKYLFDREKQDGYFPKDVSEVAKGENVKDIKHFYHLYFPWGRYPEEVSDAARKMFDQMMQLGETLLEWIDDYMDPEVAKRLPQRLKDTVSRSGTLLRVLHYPAMKGDEEPGAVRAAAHEDINLITLLPIASSPGLQVLSPVTNEWYDVPCDSESIIINIGDMLQEMTNGEYIATKHRVVKPDGETKNVDRLSTPCFIHPKAEVYLSDKYPKAEIFLDERLRELGLKM from the coding sequence ATGAATATTCTTAGTGTTGATTATTATGCCGATAATGCGCCATCAGATTTTACCAAGTCATTGAAAGAAACGGGTTTTGCTGTTTTGAAGACTCATCCTGTTGATTGGAAACTTGTACAAACTGTTTATAAGGAATGGGAAGCCTTTTTTAAGTCGGGAAAGGCTAATAAGTATTTATTTGATAGAGAAAAACAGGATGGGTATTTCCCAAAAGATGTCTCTGAAGTAGCTAAAGGTGAAAATGTTAAAGATATAAAACATTTTTATCATTTATATTTTCCATGGGGTAGGTATCCTGAAGAGGTTAGTGATGCTGCTAGAAAAATGTTCGATCAAATGATGCAGTTAGGAGAAACTTTACTGGAATGGATAGATGATTATATGGATCCAGAAGTGGCTAAGAGGCTTCCTCAAAGGTTGAAAGATACTGTATCAAGATCAGGAACATTATTAAGAGTTTTGCATTATCCAGCAATGAAAGGTGATGAGGAACCTGGAGCGGTAAGAGCAGCTGCTCATGAAGATATTAATTTGATTACTTTACTGCCGATTGCTTCTTCTCCTGGTTTGCAAGTGTTATCTCCAGTTACTAATGAGTGGTATGATGTTCCTTGTGACAGTGAGTCTATAATTATTAATATAGGTGATATGCTTCAAGAGATGACAAATGGAGAATACATAGCAACAAAACATAGGGTTGTTAAACCAGATGGTGAAACAAAAAATGTTGATAGGTTATCAACTCCATGTTTTATCCATCCAAAGGCAGAAGTTTATTTATCTGATAAATACCCAAAAGCTGAAATTTTTCTAGATGAAAGACTAAGAGAGCTTGGTTTAAAAATGTAA
- the xerD gene encoding site-specific tyrosine recombinase XerD: MDSVSGLVDVFLDNLWLEAGLSKNTISSYRTDLSFLQKYYSEKNISSLDFDHLYEFISYRAGNNYSSRSNARMISTFRKFYGWLYKNKYISENPAIKLQLPKLQKSLPKDMTEIDVEKLLEAPDLKEDVGVRDRAMLELMYATGLRVSELVGLNIDDIDMNIGLVRVLGKGSKERIVPMGEYALEYLQKYISEVRPLLLQSLKERALFLSKHFKRITRQSFWHRIKSYTLLAGISSEISPHTLRHAFATHLLNNGADLRSVQMLLGHSSVSTTTIYTHISQNRLQRVYQKHHPRG, encoded by the coding sequence ATGGATAGTGTATCTGGCTTGGTAGATGTTTTTTTAGATAATCTATGGCTAGAAGCTGGGTTGAGCAAAAACACTATTTCTTCCTATCGTACTGATCTTAGTTTTCTTCAAAAATATTATTCTGAAAAAAATATTTCATCTTTAGATTTTGATCATCTTTATGAATTTATTTCATATAGGGCTGGTAATAATTATAGTAGTAGATCAAATGCTAGAATGATTTCTACTTTTAGAAAATTCTATGGATGGTTGTATAAAAATAAATATATTTCTGAGAACCCTGCTATAAAACTACAATTACCAAAGTTACAAAAGAGCTTACCTAAAGATATGACGGAGATAGATGTTGAAAAACTTCTAGAAGCTCCAGATCTAAAAGAAGATGTCGGAGTTAGAGATAGGGCTATGTTAGAGTTAATGTATGCTACAGGTCTAAGGGTTAGTGAATTAGTAGGTCTAAATATTGATGATATTGATATGAATATCGGTCTTGTTAGAGTTTTAGGAAAAGGCTCTAAAGAAAGAATTGTCCCTATGGGAGAGTATGCTTTAGAGTATCTACAAAAGTACATAAGCGAAGTAAGGCCATTGTTATTACAATCTTTAAAAGAAAGGGCTTTATTTTTAAGTAAGCATTTTAAAAGAATAACAAGACAGTCTTTTTGGCATAGGATTAAGAGCTATACTTTATTAGCGGGTATAAGTTCTGAAATTTCTCCACATACTTTAAGGCATGCTTTTGCAACTCACTTATTAAATAATGGAGCTGATCTGAGGTCTGTTCAAATGCTTTTGGGACATAGTAGTGTTTCTACAACCACTATATATACTCATATTTCTCAGAATAGATTGCAACGGGTTTATCAAAAACATCATCCACGAGGTTAG
- the rplS gene encoding 50S ribosomal protein L19 translates to MKNKFIELVEKSQIRTDLPEFNPGDTITVNLWIREGDKQRVQAFKGFVLRKRNRGLHSAFTVRKMSSDVGVERTFQTHSPLIDSITIEKKAKVRRAKLYYMRGRTGKAARIKEKV, encoded by the coding sequence ATGAAAAATAAATTTATTGAATTAGTAGAAAAATCTCAAATAAGAACAGACTTACCAGAGTTTAACCCTGGTGATACTATCACAGTTAATCTATGGATTAGAGAAGGTGATAAGCAAAGAGTACAGGCTTTCAAAGGCTTTGTTTTAAGAAAAAGAAATAGAGGCTTACACTCAGCATTTACTGTAAGAAAAATGTCTTCAGATGTTGGTGTTGAGAGAACTTTCCAGACTCATAGTCCTCTTATTGATAGCATCACAATTGAGAAAAAAGCAAAAGTTCGTAGAGCTAAGCTTTATTATATGAGAGGTCGTACAGGTAAGGCTGCGAGAATTAAGGAAAAAGTATAA
- the trmD gene encoding tRNA (guanosine(37)-N1)-methyltransferase TrmD yields MKFAAISIFPEIFQALTNFGITSRAVKESQVELKCYNPRDFTKDKYSTVDDTSFGGGAGMVMKYEPLERAILEAKKSLGSNTKVVYLSPQGDVFDHAKALELSQNDSLILLCGRYEGVDERLIEDYVDEEISIGNFVLSGGELPAMVIMDSIIRLRPGVLGNKNSFLEDSFYDGLLDYPHYTKPAVLPNRKAVPEVLLSGNHANIEKWRRNQKLIRTYERRYDLLECQCLSKEDREFLEKKYKDMVCTKGVKNEK; encoded by the coding sequence ATGAAGTTTGCTGCTATATCAATATTTCCAGAAATCTTTCAAGCTTTAACTAACTTTGGCATAACTTCTAGAGCGGTTAAAGAGTCGCAAGTTGAGTTAAAATGTTATAACCCTAGAGATTTTACTAAAGATAAGTATTCTACTGTTGATGATACTAGCTTCGGTGGTGGTGCTGGTATGGTGATGAAATATGAGCCGCTAGAGAGAGCTATATTAGAAGCAAAAAAATCTTTAGGTTCTAATACAAAAGTAGTATACTTGTCGCCACAGGGTGATGTTTTTGATCATGCTAAGGCTCTTGAGCTTTCTCAAAACGATTCATTAATATTGCTATGTGGTAGATATGAAGGAGTTGATGAACGCTTAATCGAAGATTATGTTGATGAGGAAATCTCTATTGGCAATTTTGTTTTAAGTGGTGGTGAGCTTCCTGCTATGGTTATTATGGATAGTATAATAAGATTACGACCAGGAGTTTTAGGTAATAAGAATTCGTTTTTAGAGGATTCTTTTTATGATGGACTTTTGGATTACCCACATTATACAAAGCCAGCTGTGCTTCCTAATAGGAAAGCAGTTCCTGAAGTATTATTGTCAGGGAATCATGCAAATATAGAAAAATGGAGACGAAATCAGAAGTTGATAAGAACTTATGAGCGTCGATATGATTTATTAGAGTGCCAATGCCTATCTAAAGAAGATAGAGAATTTTTAGAAAAAAAATATAAAGATATGGTATGCACAAAAGGAGTAAAAAATGAAAAATAA
- the rimM gene encoding ribosome maturation factor RimM (Essential for efficient processing of 16S rRNA) → MSKNFVEIARIGSTYGLGGELRLYPFANDIEAILSYGKWYLNFQNDMSWDELQGEHVFRRGNKIYIKLAGIDDINDAKKFTNALIGVPREALPKLKEDETYWTDLIGMKVYNKSKDSFGSVIDIMETGYNDVLICKKSEDEYLIPYINNYILDVDLENKKIIVDWEYDY, encoded by the coding sequence ATGTCTAAAAATTTCGTTGAAATAGCTCGGATTGGCTCTACTTATGGACTAGGTGGAGAGCTTAGGCTTTATCCATTCGCTAATGATATAGAAGCTATTTTGTCTTATGGTAAATGGTATTTGAATTTTCAAAATGATATGTCTTGGGATGAGTTACAAGGTGAGCATGTTTTTAGAAGAGGAAATAAAATCTATATAAAATTGGCAGGCATTGATGATATAAATGATGCTAAGAAATTTACTAATGCTCTTATAGGCGTTCCAAGAGAAGCTTTACCAAAGTTAAAGGAAGATGAAACTTACTGGACTGATCTTATAGGTATGAAGGTTTATAATAAGAGTAAGGATAGTTTTGGTTCTGTTATTGATATAATGGAGACTGGCTATAATGATGTTCTTATTTGTAAAAAATCAGAAGATGAATATTTGATTCCATACATTAATAACTATATTTTGGATGTTGATTTAGAAAATAAAAAAATAATAGTTGATTGGGAATATGATTATTAA
- the rpsP gene encoding 30S ribosomal protein S16, translating to MVVIRMARGGAKKRPFYKIVVADKRSPRDGKFIERLGFFNPLAKGGEERLKLDLDRVNHWVSNGAQLSDRVSSLVKEAKKAA from the coding sequence ATGGTAGTAATTCGTATGGCTCGCGGTGGTGCTAAGAAGCGTCCTTTTTATAAAATCGTAGTAGCTGATAAAAGAAGTCCTAGAGACGGTAAATTTATTGAAAGACTCGGTTTTTTCAATCCTTTAGCTAAAGGTGGCGAAGAAAGATTGAAGCTTGATTTAGATAGGGTTAATCACTGGGTTTCTAATGGAGCGCAACTTTCAGATAGAGTTTCTTCTCTTGTGAAAGAAGCTAAGAAAGCAGCTTAA
- the metK gene encoding methionine adenosyltransferase → MSKNYLFTSESVSEGHPDKLADQISDAILDEILKQDKNARVACETLVKTGMALVAGEISTNAWIDIEELVRKVITETGYDDANKGIDGRTCSVINAIGKQSSDIAQGVDRGSLEDLGAGDQGLMFGFATNETPTLMPSAIYYSHLLMRKQAELRKSKKLSWLRPDAKAQVTLAYENDKPKFIDTIVLSTQHDETISQKDLHDAVIDEIVKTTIPKDLITKDTKYHINPTGVFLIGGPQGDCGLTGRKIIVDTYGGAAHHGGGAFSGKDPSKVDRSGAYMGRYIAKNIVAAELADKCEVQVAYAIGVAKPVSLMVNTFGTGKISDSAIEKLVNEAFDLRVGKIIENLDLLRPIYRKTSNYGHFGRELPEFSWEKIDKADTLLELYK, encoded by the coding sequence ATGTCAAAAAATTATTTATTTACTTCAGAATCTGTTTCAGAGGGCCACCCAGACAAACTTGCTGACCAAATATCTGATGCCATTCTTGATGAGATATTAAAACAAGATAAAAATGCCAGAGTCGCATGTGAAACTCTAGTAAAAACAGGAATGGCTCTAGTAGCCGGTGAAATCTCAACTAATGCATGGATTGATATTGAAGAGCTTGTAAGAAAAGTTATTACTGAAACTGGGTATGATGATGCCAACAAAGGTATAGATGGAAGAACTTGCTCTGTAATAAATGCTATAGGAAAGCAATCTTCTGACATTGCACAAGGAGTAGATAGAGGGTCTCTTGAAGATTTAGGAGCAGGAGATCAAGGCTTAATGTTTGGTTTTGCCACAAATGAAACTCCAACGCTTATGCCATCTGCTATATATTACTCACATCTATTAATGAGAAAACAAGCTGAACTAAGAAAGTCTAAAAAGTTAAGCTGGTTGCGTCCAGATGCTAAAGCACAAGTCACATTAGCATATGAGAATGACAAGCCTAAATTTATAGATACAATTGTACTATCCACGCAGCATGATGAAACAATCTCTCAAAAAGATTTACATGATGCAGTGATCGATGAAATAGTGAAAACTACTATTCCAAAGGATCTAATTACAAAAGATACAAAATATCATATTAATCCTACTGGCGTATTTTTAATAGGTGGACCACAAGGTGACTGCGGTCTTACTGGTAGAAAGATTATAGTAGACACTTATGGTGGAGCTGCTCACCATGGTGGTGGTGCTTTCTCAGGAAAAGATCCATCTAAAGTAGACCGCTCAGGTGCCTATATGGGCAGATATATTGCCAAAAACATTGTAGCAGCTGAATTAGCGGATAAATGTGAAGTTCAAGTTGCTTATGCTATTGGTGTAGCGAAACCAGTTTCTCTTATGGTAAATACTTTTGGCACAGGCAAAATTTCTGATTCCGCTATAGAAAAATTAGTTAATGAAGCATTTGACCTAAGAGTTGGCAAAATTATTGAAAATCTAGACTTACTAAGACCAATCTATAGAAAAACTTCTAACTATGGACATTTTGGCCGCGAACTACCAGAGTTTAGCTGGGAAAAGATTGATAAAGCAGATACCCTTTTAGAACTATATAAATAA